In a genomic window of bacterium:
- the secG gene encoding preprotein translocase subunit SecG, with translation MYAFFMVLHVIVSLLLCVVVLLQSGKSGGLAGAFGGGGGLPQQMFGTRAMATALNKMTIYLAAGFFLTSAVLFGLTADRTAKRPGGAPVSEQSSGPVGGGAPITDGQ, from the coding sequence ATGTACGCCTTCTTCATGGTCCTGCACGTGATCGTCAGCCTGCTGCTCTGCGTCGTGGTCCTGCTGCAGTCCGGCAAGAGCGGCGGCCTGGCCGGCGCCTTCGGCGGCGGCGGCGGTCTGCCCCAGCAGATGTTCGGCACGCGCGCGATGGCCACGGCGCTGAACAAGATGACGATCTACCTCGCCGCGGGCTTTTTCCTGACGTCGGCGGTGCTCTTCGGCCTGACGGCCGACCGCACCGCGAAGCGCCCCGGCGGCGCTCCGGTCAGCGAACAGTCGAGCGGTCCCGTCGGCGGTGGCGCTCCCATCACCGACGGCCAGTGA